From the genome of Bubalus bubalis isolate 160015118507 breed Murrah chromosome 2, NDDB_SH_1, whole genome shotgun sequence, one region includes:
- the NR0B2 gene encoding nuclear receptor subfamily 0 group B member 2 → MSSSQPGPCPCQGAAGHPTILYTLLSPRVRDRASVAPARGRCLCRQHRPVQLCTPHRTCREALDVLAKTLAFLRNLPSFCQLPHHDRRQLLRGCWGPLFLLGLAQDTVTFQVAEVPMPSILKKILLEKPSNGAGSSQRPDRPQPSLAEVQWLQCCLESFWSLELGPKEYAYLKGTILFNPDVPGLYASSHIGHLQQEAHQALWEVLEPWCPAGQSRLARVLLMASTLKSIPPSLLGDLFLRPVIGDVDIADLLEDMLLLS, encoded by the exons ATGAGCTCCAGCCAGCCAGGGCCCTGCCCGTGCCAGGGTGCTGCAGGCCACCCGACCATTCTGTATACACTTCTGAGCCCCAGAGTCAGGGACCGGGCCTCCGTGGCCCCAGCCCGCGGCCGCTGCCTGTGCAGGCAGCACCGGCCTGTCCAGCTGTGTACGCCCCATCGCACCTGCCGGGAGGCCTTGGATGTTCTGGCCAAGACGCTGGCCTTCCTCAGGAACCTGCCGTCTTTCTGCCAGCTGCCCCACCATGATCGGCGGCAGCTGCTGCGGGGCTGCTGGGGGCCCCTCTTCCTGCTGGGGTTGGCCCAAGACACTGTGACCTTCCAGGTGGCCGAGGTCCCGATGCCTAGCATACTCAAGAAGATCCTGCTGGAGAAGCCCAGCAACGGGGCAGGCAGCAGCCAGCGGCCCGATCGGCCCCAGCCCTCGCTAGCTGAGGTGCAGTGGCTACAGTGCTGCCTGGAGTCCTTCTGGAGTCTGGAGCTGGGCCCCAAGGAATATGCCTACCTGAAAGGGACCATCCTCTTCAACCCTG ACGTGCCAGGTCTCTACGCCTCCTCCCACATCGGGCACCTGCAGCAGGAGGCGCACCAGGCACTGTGGGAGGTCCTGGAGCCCTGGTGCCCAGCAGGCCAAAGCCGCCTGGCGCGTGTCCTCCTCATGGCTTCCACCCTCAAGTCCATTCCACCCAGCCTGCTTGGAGATCTCTTCCTTCGCCCTGTCATTGGAGACGTTGACATCGCGGACCTCCTTGAAGACATGCTCCTGCTGAGCTGA
- the GPATCH3 gene encoding G patch domain-containing protein 3, with the protein MAVSSEAEEEAVVYLVVSGIPSELRSAQLRSYFSQFREQRDCGFLCFHYRHRPERVPPQAAPDFTPTPIRQGLAQTSLNDASALSTQDSNPTQTRTCCCVVSVRGAAQAQRFLRMYSGRRWLDSQGTWLPGRCFIRRLRLPTEASGLGSFPFKTRKELQSRQAKSETFTLADLRQLPELNPPVLMPNGNVGTPLRVFLELIRACRLPPRIITQLQLQFPKTGSSRRYGNVPFTYEDSETVEQEEFVYTAEGEEIPQGSCFADIPSNSREEPEEEEEEEEESHSDDDDDQGEEWERHEALHEDVTGQERTSERLFEEEIELKWEKGGSGLVFYTDAQFWQEEEGDFDEQTADDWDVDMSVYYDTDGGDKDARDSVQMRLERRLRDGQEAGSVIRHQVGTFERHTKGIGRKVLERQGWAEGQGLGSQCSGVPDALDNDGQHPRCKRGLGYHGEKLQPFGQPKRPRGTGLGLISTIYDEPLPQDQGESLLRRQPPTSMKFRTEAFVRSSSCALNSLSEPE; encoded by the exons ATGGCGGTGTCCAGCGAGGCAGAAGAGGAGGCGGTAGTTTATTTAGTCGTGAGCGGTATCCCCTCGGAGTTGCGGTCAGCACAGCTTCGGAGCTACTTTAGCCAGTTCCGGGAACAACGCGATTGTGGCTTCCTCTGTTTCCATTACCGGCATCGGCCTGAGCGGGTCCCTCCCCAGGCTGCTCCCGACTTTACCCCAACTCCTATCCGCCAGGGTCTTGCCCAGACTTCACTCAACGATGCCAGTGCTCTCTCCACTCAGGACTCTAACCCCACCCAGACCCGCACCTGCTGCTGTGTTGTCTCTGTACGGGGGGCCGCTCAAGCCCAGAGGTTTCTCCGCATGTACTCGGGCCGCCGGTGGCTGGATTCTCAGGGGACTTGGTTACCTGGTCGTTGTTTCATCCGCAGACTTCGGTTACCTACTGAGGCATCAG GTTTGGGCTCCTTTCCCTTCAAGACCCGGAAGGAACTGCAGAGTCGCCAGGCTAAGAGTGAAACCTTCACACTGGCTGACCTGAGGCAGCTGCCAGAGCTGAATCCACCGGTGCTGATGCCCAATGGGAACGTTGGCACTCCCCTGCGGGTCTTTTTAGAATTGATCCGGGCCTGCCGCCTACCCCCTCGGATCATCACCCAGCTTCAGCTCCAGTTCCCCAAGACAGGTTCCTCTCGGCGCTATGGCAATGTGCCCTTCACTTATGAGGACTCAGAGACTGTGGAGCAAGAAGAGTTTGTGTACACAGCCGAGGGTGAGGAAATACCCCAGGGAAGCTGCTTTGCAGACATACCATCCAACTCCCGTGAAGagccagaggaagaagaggaagaggaagaagagtcaCACTCAGATGAC GATGATGACCAAGGTGAGGAGTGGGAGCGGCACGAGGCACTGCATGAGGACGTGACGGGGCAGGAGCGGACCTCTGAACGGCTCTTTGAGGAGGAGATCGAGCTCAAGTGGGAGAAGGGCGGCTCCGGCCTGGTGTTCTACACCGACGCCCAGTtctggcaggaggaggaaggag ACTTTGATGAACAGACAGCTGATGACTGGGATGTGGACATGAGCGTGTACTACGACACAG ATGGTGGAGACAAAGACGCCCGAGACTCTGTCCAAATGCGTCTGGAACGGAGGCTCCGTGATGGCCAGGAGGCCGGCTCTGTGATCAGACACCAGGTGGGCACCTTCGAGCGCCATACCAAG GGCATTGGGCGGAAGGTGCTGGAACggcagggctgggctgagggCCAGGGCCTGGGCAGCCAGTGCTCAGGCGTTCCCGACGCCCTGGATAATGACGGCCAGCACCCCAGATGCAAGCGTGGATTGGG GTACCATGGAGAGAAGCTCCAGCCATTTGGGCAACCGAAGAGGCCCCGTGGAACTGGTTTGGGGCTCATCTCCACCATCTACGATGAGCCCCTACCCCAGGACCAAGGAGAGTCGCTGCTCCGCCGCCAGCCACCCACCAGCATGAAGTTTCGCACAGAGGCTTTTGTGAGGAGTTCCAGCTGTGCCTTGAACAGCCTCTCAGAGCCTGAGTGA